A window of the Parabacteroides merdae ATCC 43184 genome harbors these coding sequences:
- a CDS encoding ParB N-terminal domain-containing protein has product MKELKQSETRIIKRSQMNLNPINPKRHSDEKVKLQKKNLQKVGFLGGIVWNEKSGNLIDGHRRIKAMDLHYKYDGTSKTDYDVKVEVVALDDKAEKEQLTYMAVGNTKPDIDLIAGYISDIDYTDVGLDIGELNDILSINTAIPSFSDSLDDLLSPVSSFDEIENPVMDEKTYEAKKEHMKFIKQQVKESAIERQQNEEAFITLSFSSYEAKDNFCDLLGISTDDKFVKGEEVLKLIK; this is encoded by the coding sequence ATGAAAGAGCTAAAACAAAGTGAAACAAGGATTATAAAACGCTCTCAAATGAATCTTAATCCGATTAACCCTAAAAGGCATTCGGACGAGAAAGTAAAGCTGCAAAAGAAAAATTTGCAGAAAGTTGGTTTTCTTGGTGGTATTGTATGGAATGAGAAATCCGGGAATCTGATTGACGGGCATCGAAGGATTAAGGCTATGGACTTGCACTACAAATACGATGGTACATCTAAAACGGATTATGATGTAAAGGTTGAAGTCGTAGCTCTTGACGATAAGGCTGAGAAGGAACAGCTTACATATATGGCAGTAGGGAACACGAAACCGGATATAGACCTTATAGCTGGTTATATCTCTGATATAGATTATACGGATGTGGGATTGGATATTGGGGAGCTCAACGATATTCTTTCTATAAATACAGCTATTCCTTCTTTCTCAGATTCTTTAGATGATCTATTATCTCCTGTATCATCGTTCGATGAAATAGAAAATCCTGTAATGGATGAAAAGACGTACGAAGCTAAAAAAGAACACATGAAATTCATCAAACAGCAGGTAAAAGAATCCGCAATAGAAAGACAACAGAATGAAGAAGCTTTTATAACATTATCTTTTTCTTCCTATGAAGCTAAAGATAACTTTTGTGACTTACTTGGCATTAGCACAGATGATAAGTTTGTCAAAGGAGAGGAAGTGTTGAAATTGATTAAGTGA
- a CDS encoding helix-turn-helix domain-containing protein codes for MDLRIKDICREQGIMLKDLAKQLGLTEVGLSKSINGNPTIGRLEEIANALGVPVTELFDKSSDEVVGAVRIGKDTHVINSKDDIKKLADKL; via the coding sequence ATGGATTTAAGAATAAAGGATATTTGTCGAGAGCAAGGTATCATGTTGAAAGACCTTGCAAAGCAACTTGGATTAACAGAGGTTGGATTGTCTAAGTCTATAAATGGAAATCCGACCATCGGACGTTTAGAAGAAATCGCCAACGCCCTCGGTGTTCCTGTTACAGAGCTATTCGATAAGTCTTCTGACGAAGTAGTCGGAGCCGTCCGGATCGGTAAGGATACACATGTGATTAATAGTAAAGATGATATTAAGAAGTTAGCAGATAAATTATAA
- a CDS encoding type II toxin-antitoxin system HicA family toxin, giving the protein MKYSEFYKLIESAGWTIKKGTNHYKYVHPDFDYFIPVGRHPAKEIPNGTLDSMMKKAGLKK; this is encoded by the coding sequence ATGAAGTATTCAGAGTTTTACAAATTGATTGAATCAGCAGGCTGGACAATCAAAAAGGGGACGAACCATTACAAATATGTTCATCCCGACTTTGACTACTTTATCCCTGTCGGTAGGCATCCGGCAAAAGAGATTCCAAACGGTACTCTTGATAGTATGATGAAAAAGGCGGGGTTAAAGAAGTAA
- a CDS encoding phosphoadenosine phosphosulfate reductase domain-containing protein: MDKAIDIIKEVALKADRVILFHSASGKDSIALLDLISPYFKEVVCTYMYVIKDLSHINRYINYACSKYPNVKYIQIPHFAVYSFRRIGYLGCIKNEKQKLYNMAQLTDIVREKYNIEWAFFGFKQSDSMNRRLMLRTYRLNGINEVQKKCYPLSEYRNKDVLEYISRKGLIKPESYGGKHQSSGTDITDINYLLFLRSKYPVDLQKVIDEYPLVERKLFEYDYERAKTK, translated from the coding sequence ATGGATAAAGCAATAGACATAATTAAAGAAGTTGCTTTAAAGGCTGACAGGGTTATATTGTTTCACTCGGCATCGGGCAAGGACAGTATAGCCCTTTTGGACCTAATATCACCTTATTTCAAAGAGGTCGTTTGTACCTATATGTATGTTATAAAAGATTTATCTCATATCAATCGTTATATAAATTATGCTTGCAGTAAATATCCAAACGTGAAGTATATTCAGATACCTCACTTTGCGGTCTATTCATTTAGACGGATAGGATATCTAGGATGTATCAAAAATGAGAAGCAGAAGTTGTACAATATGGCGCAACTTACGGATATTGTAAGGGAGAAATATAATATCGAATGGGCCTTCTTTGGATTTAAGCAGTCTGATTCAATGAATAGGCGTTTAATGTTGCGTACATATAGGTTGAACGGTATTAACGAAGTGCAAAAGAAGTGTTATCCCTTATCTGAGTATCGGAACAAAGATGTATTGGAGTACATTAGTCGAAAAGGTCTAATCAAACCCGAATCATACGGAGGGAAACATCAATCATCCGGCACTGACATAACGGATATTAATTACTTGTTATTTCTTCGTTCTAAATATCCAGTTGATTTACAAAAAGTTATAGATGAATATCCTTTGGTAGAACGGAAATTATTTGAATATGACTATGAAAGAGCTAAAACAAAGTGA
- a CDS encoding phage portal protein, protein MPLLSLEEILALSDIGQKINYLKKGRKTELPDRCKLWDDWNPERHEIMVDKEKYPDRKVLEKDAEKVFDEKTGKTYEIEAQYKTEPVNRISIPLEQDIVNIQTAFTVGTEPSMDCTPTDDDEKKLLDAVKAVFKSNKIKYQNKKIVRAWLSEQEVAEYWYVTDDDSFWAKFWKKVKTTFGGKVKPTKKLKSVLWSPFRGDKLYPFFNDEGDLVAFSREYKKKLMDDSEITCFMTITDRMVYQWDLSKGYEERTSFVHGFSKLPVIYAYRPEPYCKKIKTFRVRLEKLLSNYADCIDYHFFPLLKLIGDVEGFMGKVKDRMVKLTGEGADAQYLTWNQANDTVKFEVETLFEKAYSMTNTPQISFEKLSGAGNALSGVAFDYVFLSTHLQVQNHAEVIGEFLQRRVNFIVSALGSINPSEFNKASETIDIGTEVVPYRLDNLEDKVNVAVKAVSGGVWSQRHGVMFAGNIDRIEEEIAEIKEEQAAKNEQIGNKEQKNAS, encoded by the coding sequence ATGCCATTGTTGAGTTTAGAAGAAATATTAGCATTGTCCGACATCGGGCAGAAGATAAACTACCTGAAGAAAGGTAGGAAGACCGAACTCCCAGACCGTTGTAAACTTTGGGACGACTGGAATCCCGAACGCCATGAAATCATGGTTGATAAAGAGAAATACCCGGATAGAAAGGTTCTTGAAAAGGATGCAGAAAAGGTCTTTGATGAAAAGACTGGTAAGACCTATGAAATCGAAGCACAATATAAGACTGAACCGGTAAACCGTATTTCTATCCCTTTGGAGCAAGATATTGTCAACATTCAAACAGCTTTTACGGTCGGCACAGAACCGTCTATGGATTGCACTCCGACTGATGATGATGAAAAGAAGCTGCTGGATGCGGTAAAGGCTGTATTCAAGTCCAACAAAATCAAATATCAGAACAAGAAGATTGTCCGTGCCTGGTTATCCGAACAGGAAGTTGCCGAGTATTGGTATGTCACTGATGATGATTCGTTCTGGGCGAAGTTCTGGAAGAAAGTAAAGACTACTTTCGGGGGCAAGGTTAAGCCTACCAAGAAGTTGAAAAGTGTATTGTGGTCACCATTCAGAGGTGATAAACTTTATCCGTTCTTCAATGATGAAGGTGATTTGGTTGCTTTCTCTCGTGAGTACAAGAAAAAACTCATGGATGACTCGGAAATTACCTGCTTTATGACTATCACAGACAGAATGGTCTATCAATGGGATCTGTCTAAGGGTTACGAGGAAAGAACTTCTTTCGTCCATGGATTCTCGAAACTGCCGGTTATCTACGCTTATCGTCCCGAACCTTATTGCAAAAAGATAAAGACTTTTCGGGTCCGGTTGGAGAAATTATTATCCAATTATGCTGATTGTATAGACTACCATTTCTTTCCGCTGTTGAAGCTAATTGGTGATGTAGAGGGTTTCATGGGTAAGGTTAAGGATAGAATGGTTAAACTTACAGGTGAGGGTGCGGATGCTCAGTATCTGACATGGAATCAGGCAAATGACACCGTAAAATTTGAGGTAGAAACCCTCTTTGAGAAAGCATATTCTATGACGAATACACCGCAAATCAGTTTTGAAAAGTTGAGCGGTGCTGGAAATGCCTTGTCGGGAGTGGCTTTCGATTACGTATTCCTTTCGACACATTTGCAAGTTCAAAATCATGCCGAGGTGATAGGTGAGTTCTTGCAAAGACGTGTAAACTTCATTGTCTCTGCTTTAGGCTCTATAAATCCATCTGAATTTAACAAAGCATCTGAAACGATAGATATTGGTACAGAAGTTGTTCCGTATCGCCTTGACAATTTAGAAGATAAAGTCAATGTAGCTGTAAAAGCTGTGTCGGGTGGTGTATGGTCACAACGACATGGGGTAATGTTCGCTGGAAATATTGACCGCATCGAAGAAGAAATTGCAGAGATAAAAGAAGAACAAGCAGCAAAGAATGAGCAAATCGGAAATAAAGAACAGAAAAATGCTTCTTAG
- a CDS encoding YopX family protein, with protein sequence MNRKIKFRGRITKSTEWVYGSLIVYPDGEYNILSQRKENSSKMDDWCVDKQTVGQFTGLYDKNGQEVYEGDIVKRKIIKSDFYPEQYMPHIKEQHETKRWVESQTGVIKMCPEIRFGEEFITRMPKQKDIDNGIIDNFDYEVVGNIYDNPELLKGGTK encoded by the coding sequence ATGAACCGGAAAATCAAATTCAGAGGGCGTATAACTAAATCAACCGAATGGGTTTATGGGTCTCTTATTGTTTATCCTGATGGGGAATACAACATACTTTCTCAACGAAAAGAAAATTCATCTAAGATGGATGATTGGTGCGTTGATAAACAAACCGTTGGCCAGTTCACGGGCTTGTATGACAAAAATGGACAAGAAGTATATGAGGGGGATATTGTTAAAAGAAAAATTATAAAAAGTGATTTCTATCCTGAACAATATATGCCTCACATAAAGGAACAACATGAGACAAAAAGATGGGTTGAATCTCAAACGGGAGTTATAAAAATGTGTCCAGAAATACGCTTTGGGGAGGAGTTTATAACTCGGATGCCTAAGCAAAAAGATATAGATAATGGTATTATTGATAATTTTGATTATGAAGTCGTTGGTAACATATACGACAACCCAGAACTACTGAAAGGAGGCACGAAATGA
- a CDS encoding single-stranded DNA-binding protein has translation MSINKVILLGYTGKDPEVKDVAGTKVANLSLATTEKGYTLQNGIQVPDRTEWHSLIFWKGLAEVVEKYVRKGSQIYIEGKIKTRQYEDRTGSKRYVTEIFVDKLELLGSRLAQQEASPQSKLYQPEQSREDLPF, from the coding sequence ATGAGCATAAATAAAGTAATCCTTCTCGGTTATACCGGCAAGGATCCTGAAGTGAAAGATGTTGCCGGGACAAAGGTCGCCAATCTATCGCTTGCTACCACGGAGAAGGGCTATACCCTTCAAAACGGGATCCAGGTTCCAGACCGCACGGAATGGCATAGTCTTATCTTTTGGAAAGGTCTGGCCGAGGTCGTAGAAAAGTATGTCAGGAAGGGTTCTCAAATCTATATCGAGGGCAAGATCAAGACCCGGCAGTATGAGGATAGAACGGGATCAAAGCGGTATGTGACAGAAATATTTGTTGATAAGCTGGAGTTATTGGGAAGTAGACTTGCCCAGCAAGAAGCCAGTCCACAATCGAAACTCTATCAACCTGAACAATCAAGAGAAGATCTTCCATTCTAA
- a CDS encoding type II toxin-antitoxin system HicA family toxin yields the protein MSYKSVKDVVTMLQENGFVLKSQKGSHMKFEKDGKVVIVPNHNSKGVEKGTYYSILRQAGLK from the coding sequence ATGAGTTACAAATCAGTTAAAGACGTTGTAACTATGTTGCAAGAAAACGGTTTTGTTCTAAAGAGTCAGAAAGGTAGTCACATGAAGTTTGAGAAAGACGGCAAAGTGGTTATTGTACCGAATCATAACAGCAAAGGCGTTGAGAAAGGCACTTATTACAGCATTTTGAGACAAGCGGGGCTAAAGTAG
- a CDS encoding head fiber protein, whose protein sequence is MSAGFKYDLVPPVEQEERYDVQTGIRRRGPFKLDTQNLVVGSFLPGFTPICADLKNKFAYAVINVRVVEAYTTGGEALSIKVAKNSLAYVGMFVGSGKKGAEVTAIDKSNAGYDVLTIKAAFGENIAKDAVLFNAVAVDGLKQKHVANSALFNRTKVEDGITLVSLLRTAAEIEPSKLVMPFSENDKANMKGWFEFNE, encoded by the coding sequence ATGTCAGCAGGATTTAAGTATGACTTGGTTCCGCCCGTTGAGCAAGAGGAACGCTACGATGTCCAGACCGGCATTCGTAGACGTGGTCCGTTCAAACTTGATACGCAGAACCTGGTAGTGGGAAGTTTTCTTCCCGGATTTACACCGATTTGTGCGGACTTGAAAAACAAGTTCGCTTATGCGGTAATCAATGTGAGAGTTGTGGAAGCCTATACCACTGGTGGAGAGGCTTTGTCTATCAAAGTAGCCAAGAACTCTTTGGCTTATGTGGGTATGTTTGTCGGAAGCGGCAAGAAAGGCGCAGAAGTAACGGCAATTGATAAATCTAATGCCGGTTATGATGTATTGACTATTAAGGCTGCTTTTGGTGAGAATATCGCCAAAGATGCCGTATTATTCAATGCGGTTGCAGTTGATGGTTTAAAACAAAAGCATGTAGCTAATTCGGCTCTGTTTAACCGTACAAAGGTTGAGGACGGAATCACATTGGTTTCATTGCTTCGTACAGCCGCAGAAATTGAACCCTCAAAATTGGTTATGCCGTTCTCCGAGAACGATAAAGCCAACATGAAGGGATGGTTTGAATTTAACGAGTAA
- a CDS encoding type II toxin-antitoxin system HicB family antitoxin, with protein sequence MKTVEVIVEHAGKNLSAYIEDAPVITVGNDMKELEDNMKEAIELYLEDNSNPCEVLSGEFELKFKIDAATFINYYSNIFTKAALSRITGINERQLWHYAAGVHKPRRQQLEKIQRGIQSLTKELSAINLL encoded by the coding sequence ATGAAAACAGTAGAAGTTATTGTAGAACACGCAGGAAAGAACTTAAGTGCTTATATTGAAGATGCTCCTGTCATTACAGTCGGTAACGACATGAAGGAGTTGGAAGATAACATGAAGGAGGCTATCGAATTGTATTTGGAAGATAACTCTAATCCTTGTGAGGTGCTTTCTGGAGAATTTGAGTTAAAGTTTAAGATTGATGCTGCTACTTTTATCAACTATTACAGTAATATCTTTACTAAGGCTGCATTGAGCCGTATTACAGGAATCAATGAACGCCAGTTGTGGCATTATGCTGCCGGAGTTCACAAACCTCGCAGGCAGCAGTTAGAGAAAATTCAGAGGGGTATTCAATCATTGACAAAGGAGTTATCGGCTATAAATTTGTTATAG
- a CDS encoding TrbJ/VirB5 family protein, producing the protein MFLTIQTLFDDANIVSAIIRRVNQTRKDTIYWQQYLTFRRVTTRVFKDYIGSVTGVMAGSINSRFGEKPIRERRNIGSGYGEIAYLGDAYQMSIDRLSELQDLIDKFNAAKPADQKAAMEEIVNFLADDYRQITLAAHKRMDIIVGALLMLGEATVYNKDAAITSGQTNNKLLEITLPFNFIKPKSGDVVVDGKNMFISYLREELHSLAPDYGVYAKMVMTRASFNKLVLGSSEFGEQYKMILGSNEMKLSTGLVSSSLASEVFTGIGLPRIEIKEDYVKDQTGKNVQIYADNRITLLPSDNIGYMRHHTPYEATDPVQGRTYTPSEGQMLISNYRDKNGRYMEYTAEWIPQISNPDLITNFDLSEIASIQSA; encoded by the coding sequence ATGTTTTTAACGATTCAAACATTATTCGATGATGCGAACATTGTTTCCGCTATCATCAGACGTGTGAACCAGACACGCAAGGACACAATCTATTGGCAGCAGTATCTTACTTTCCGCAGAGTGACTACTCGTGTGTTCAAAGACTATATCGGTTCTGTAACTGGAGTTATGGCCGGCTCCATCAATTCGCGTTTTGGAGAGAAACCCATCCGTGAACGTCGGAACATCGGTTCCGGATATGGTGAGATTGCCTATTTGGGTGATGCTTATCAGATGTCTATTGACCGTCTTTCTGAATTGCAGGATTTGATTGACAAGTTCAATGCCGCTAAGCCAGCCGACCAAAAGGCTGCAATGGAAGAGATTGTAAACTTCCTGGCAGACGACTACCGTCAGATTACCCTTGCCGCCCACAAGCGTATGGATATTATTGTCGGTGCGCTGTTGATGCTTGGTGAAGCCACCGTTTACAACAAGGATGCTGCAATCACTTCCGGTCAGACCAATAATAAACTGCTGGAGATTACCCTTCCGTTCAATTTTATCAAGCCGAAAAGTGGAGATGTGGTTGTGGACGGAAAGAATATGTTTATCTCTTATTTGAGAGAGGAACTTCATTCCTTGGCACCGGACTATGGCGTTTATGCCAAGATGGTTATGACTCGTGCATCTTTCAACAAGCTTGTTCTTGGTTCATCTGAATTTGGTGAGCAGTACAAGATGATTCTCGGCAGCAACGAAATGAAGTTGAGTACGGGATTGGTTTCCTCTTCTTTGGCTTCCGAAGTGTTCACCGGCATCGGTCTGCCTCGCATCGAAATCAAGGAGGACTATGTGAAAGACCAGACGGGAAAAAACGTGCAGATTTACGCGGATAACCGTATTACTCTGTTACCTTCTGACAACATTGGTTATATGCGCCATCATACCCCGTATGAAGCGACAGACCCGGTACAGGGACGTACTTATACCCCGTCAGAGGGGCAGATGCTTATCTCTAACTACCGTGACAAAAACGGTCGCTACATGGAATATACGGCAGAGTGGATTCCGCAGATTTCCAATCCAGATTTGATTACCAATTTCGATTTGAGCGAAATTGCATCCATCCAATCAGCATAA
- a CDS encoding PBSX family phage terminase large subunit, which yields MIVPQEIYHPLYEDKEKFIILITGGRGSGKSFNASTFIERLTFEMTPVEKIVHQILYTRYTMVSAGMSIIPEMMEKIELDGTTKYFKTTKTDIVNNMTKSRIMFRGIKTSSGNQTAKLKSIQGITTFVCDEAEEWTSEEEFDKIMLSIRKKGIQNRIIIIMNPCDSNHFIYKKYIEKTHKLAEIDGVQVQISTHPNVLHIHTTYFDNLENLSPEFLKEVEDMKANNPEKYAHVVIGRWADVAAGAVFKKWGIVDEFPAWAKKVAIGQDFGYTHDPSASIRCGIVDNALYLDEVDYRTGLLSSDIIKTLRPWGLKVIADSADPRLIQEVHNGGIRIYAVEKGAGSVNAGLDKMKSMEIYITKRSYNLQSEFRKYVWAKDKDGNYINDPEDHDNHGIDAVRYYVLGELLGKIQKPKDLTGIFTH from the coding sequence ATGATAGTACCTCAAGAAATTTACCATCCATTATATGAGGATAAGGAAAAATTTATAATTCTTATCACCGGTGGGCGTGGTAGCGGTAAGTCTTTCAATGCTTCTACATTCATAGAACGTCTTACTTTTGAAATGACTCCTGTAGAGAAGATAGTTCATCAGATTCTTTACACCCGTTACACGATGGTTTCTGCCGGTATGTCTATCATCCCCGAAATGATGGAGAAGATAGAACTTGACGGAACAACAAAGTATTTCAAAACTACCAAGACGGACATAGTCAACAATATGACTAAAAGCCGTATCATGTTCCGGGGTATCAAGACCTCTTCAGGGAACCAAACGGCAAAGCTGAAATCCATTCAGGGTATTACAACTTTCGTATGTGATGAAGCTGAGGAGTGGACAAGCGAAGAAGAGTTTGACAAGATAATGCTATCCATTCGTAAGAAAGGCATTCAGAACCGGATTATCATTATAATGAATCCTTGTGATTCCAACCACTTCATCTATAAAAAGTATATCGAGAAAACTCACAAATTGGCAGAGATTGATGGCGTACAAGTTCAAATATCCACTCATCCGAACGTACTTCATATCCATACCACGTATTTTGACAACTTGGAGAACCTATCACCGGAGTTCTTAAAGGAGGTTGAGGACATGAAGGCGAATAACCCAGAAAAGTATGCTCATGTAGTTATTGGGCGGTGGGCTGATGTCGCGGCAGGTGCTGTGTTCAAGAAGTGGGGAATTGTGGATGAGTTTCCAGCTTGGGCAAAGAAAGTGGCTATCGGGCAAGACTTCGGTTATACACATGATCCGTCCGCTTCCATACGGTGCGGAATTGTGGATAATGCCCTATATCTGGATGAAGTGGATTACCGTACAGGACTGCTATCTTCTGACATTATCAAGACTCTTCGTCCGTGGGGCTTGAAGGTAATTGCCGATAGTGCAGACCCTCGTTTGATTCAAGAGGTACATAACGGAGGCATTAGAATATATGCTGTCGAAAAGGGTGCCGGATCTGTAAACGCTGGCCTTGACAAGATGAAGAGCATGGAGATATACATTACCAAACGCTCGTATAACTTACAAAGTGAGTTTAGAAAATATGTTTGGGCGAAGGACAAGGATGGGAATTACATCAACGATCCAGAAGACCATGACAATCACGGTATAGACGCGGTACGTTATTATGTCTTGGGTGAGCTTCTTGGCAAGATTCAGAAACCGAAAGATTTAACAGGAATATTCACACACTAA
- a CDS encoding DUF3873 family protein, translating into MNSINENGCSVCQPGKENYTTYNTKLRGKRVRMYQYDYRTESGELFSCCAPTLEACRERRDKWLNSQQ; encoded by the coding sequence ATGAACTCAATAAACGAAAACGGTTGCAGCGTATGCCAGCCCGGTAAAGAGAATTATACTACCTACAACACCAAGTTGCGAGGTAAGAGAGTGAGAATGTATCAGTACGACTACCGTACTGAAAGCGGTGAATTGTTTTCTTGTTGTGCACCTACCTTAGAAGCATGCAGAGAAAGACGGGACAAATGGCTCAATTCGCAACAATAA
- a CDS encoding type II toxin-antitoxin system HicB family antitoxin: protein MKKIKAIIEKANDGGISIYSEDVNGAYGFGLTEQEAKDDFLSVLEEQAEYYKEKHGEFPVWYKSGYSVSYIYDLSGFFEAFPFINASKFAKEIGLNESVMRKYKGKIVTASEKQKAIIQEGYNNILKRMEAVRF from the coding sequence ATGAAGAAGATTAAGGCGATTATCGAAAAGGCGAATGATGGAGGTATTTCTATTTATTCGGAAGACGTGAACGGCGCGTATGGTTTCGGTCTTACGGAGCAGGAAGCCAAAGATGATTTCCTGTCTGTACTGGAAGAACAGGCTGAATATTACAAAGAGAAACATGGTGAGTTTCCTGTGTGGTATAAGTCTGGCTATTCTGTTTCGTATATTTATGATTTGAGTGGATTCTTCGAGGCATTCCCTTTCATAAATGCCAGTAAGTTTGCAAAGGAAATTGGATTGAACGAGTCCGTTATGCGAAAATACAAAGGAAAGATCGTTACAGCTTCCGAAAAGCAAAAGGCTATAATCCAAGAGGGGTATAATAATATCCTCAAAAGAATGGAAGCTGTCAGATTCTGA
- a CDS encoding DNA cytosine methyltransferase, with protein sequence MKKLLYIDLFCGAGGTSTGVNTARLHGEQCAEVIACVNHDANAIASHAANHPDALHFTEDIRTLELSPLVHHLQKCRTKNPDALVVLWASLECTNFSRAKGGQPRDADSRTLAEHLFRYIEAIDPDYIQIENVEEFMSWGELDENGKPVSKDRGKSYIKWVNNVKKYGYNFTHRILNAADFGAYTSRKRFFGIFAKNGLPVVFPKQTHCKTGAASLFGTMPKWKPVREVLDFEDEGKSIFSRKKPLAEKTLERIYAGLIKFVAGGKDAFMVKYNSMNQRGKYVPPSLDEPCPTIATQQRLALASVSFLSKQFSGQPDSKNVSVEEPAGTITTIDHHAFVKAQFIVNYRFNNTGHSIEDPAQTICTVGQIGVASCSFIANEYSGGGQLSSIEQPNPAVLTNPKQKLVTVKQHYLMNPQFASNGGSVDKPCFTLIARMDKMPPYLVTTETGEVAIEVYETDSPMTVKIKEFMALYNIIDITMRMLKIDELKLIMGFPKDYELIGTQADQKKFIGNAVEVTIARKWCEALCEEIYNRKIKQLA encoded by the coding sequence ATGAAAAAGTTATTATACATAGACCTTTTTTGCGGTGCCGGTGGAACTTCTACCGGCGTGAACACAGCGCGTCTTCATGGCGAACAGTGCGCAGAAGTCATTGCGTGTGTCAATCACGATGCGAATGCCATTGCGTCACACGCTGCAAATCATCCGGACGCGCTTCACTTCACAGAAGACATCAGAACGCTTGAACTGTCACCACTTGTGCATCATCTTCAGAAGTGTCGCACGAAGAACCCTGACGCACTTGTTGTGCTATGGGCATCGCTTGAATGTACGAACTTCAGCCGTGCAAAAGGCGGTCAGCCACGTGACGCAGACAGCCGGACACTTGCAGAACATCTTTTCAGATACATCGAAGCAATAGACCCCGATTATATTCAAATCGAGAATGTCGAAGAATTTATGTCGTGGGGTGAACTTGATGAAAACGGAAAGCCGGTGTCAAAAGACCGTGGCAAGTCATATATCAAGTGGGTGAACAACGTGAAGAAATACGGCTACAACTTCACGCATCGCATACTGAACGCAGCAGACTTCGGCGCATACACATCGCGCAAACGCTTCTTCGGCATCTTTGCGAAGAATGGTCTGCCGGTTGTGTTCCCGAAACAGACACATTGCAAGACAGGTGCAGCAAGTTTGTTCGGCACAATGCCGAAGTGGAAGCCAGTGCGTGAAGTTCTTGACTTTGAAGATGAAGGCAAATCAATCTTCAGCCGAAAGAAACCGCTTGCAGAAAAAACGCTTGAACGCATATATGCCGGACTGATTAAGTTTGTCGCAGGTGGCAAAGATGCCTTTATGGTGAAATACAATTCGATGAACCAACGCGGAAAGTATGTGCCGCCGTCACTTGATGAACCCTGCCCCACTATCGCGACACAACAGCGTCTTGCACTTGCATCAGTGTCTTTTCTGTCAAAGCAATTCAGCGGTCAGCCTGACAGCAAGAACGTGTCTGTCGAAGAACCGGCAGGAACAATAACGACTATTGACCACCACGCATTTGTGAAAGCGCAATTTATTGTAAACTATCGCTTCAATAATACAGGCCATTCTATTGAAGACCCAGCACAAACGATATGCACGGTAGGTCAAATTGGTGTTGCATCTTGCAGTTTCATCGCAAATGAGTATTCGGGCGGTGGTCAGCTTTCAAGCATCGAACAGCCCAACCCGGCTGTGCTGACGAACCCGAAGCAGAAACTTGTCACCGTGAAGCAGCACTACTTGATGAACCCACAATTTGCGTCAAATGGCGGTTCTGTCGATAAACCGTGTTTCACGCTCATCGCAAGAATGGATAAAATGCCGCCATATCTTGTCACGACTGAAACCGGCGAAGTCGCTATTGAAGTCTATGAAACAGACAGTCCTATGACTGTCAAAATCAAAGAATTTATGGCACTTTACAACATCATAGACATCACTATGCGTATGCTGAAGATTGATGAACTGAAGCTGATAATGGGTTTCCCGAAAGACTACGAACTTATTGGCACACAGGCAGACCAAAAGAAATTCATCGGCAACGCAGTTGAAGTGACTATTGCCAGGAAGTGGTGCGAAGCACTATGTGAAGAAATATACAATCGTAAAATCAAACAATTAGCATAA